From one Nonomuraea polychroma genomic stretch:
- a CDS encoding FAD-dependent oxidoreductase produces MEKPVIVTVDDDPGVSRAVARDLRRRYGQEYRIVRAETARDGIEAVKEMRLRGDDVAAILADYRMPQMNGVQFLEAAMDMYPYARRVLLTAYADTDAAIQAINVVDLDHYLLKPWDPPEEKFYPVIDGQLDAWLRTERIERSELRVVGDRWSAPSYRVRDFLARNHVPYQWMLAEDPEGAQLVKAAGEDCRLPLVVTADGTTLESPDQAALATAVGLSTTPATDFYDLIVVGGGPAGLGAAVYGASEGLNTVLVEAYSSGGQAGQSSRIENYLGFPDGVSGQQLADRARRQALKFGAELLTARKVTKLEPRGQARVVGFKDGGEIAAHAVILATGVTYRRLEAPGLEEFVGRGVFYGAALTEAPACKNTEVYIVGAANSAGQAAVYLAGFASKVHLLVRGDGLEKSMSHYLIEQIAALPNVDVHLQTEVVGGGGTGHLERLTLSTKGEERTVDAQWLFVFIGAEPYTSWLGETVERDAKGFVLTGPDLVQGGQRPRNWPLRREPYYLETNVPGVLAAGDVRAESIKRVASAVGEGAMAVALVHRYLEKQ; encoded by the coding sequence ATGGAGAAGCCGGTCATCGTGACGGTGGACGACGACCCAGGCGTCTCGCGGGCGGTCGCCCGCGACCTGAGACGCCGCTATGGCCAGGAATATCGGATTGTTCGCGCCGAGACGGCCAGGGACGGCATCGAGGCGGTCAAGGAGATGCGGCTGCGCGGCGACGACGTGGCGGCCATCCTGGCCGACTACCGCATGCCGCAGATGAACGGGGTGCAGTTCCTCGAGGCCGCCATGGACATGTATCCGTATGCGCGCCGCGTGTTGCTGACCGCCTACGCCGACACGGATGCGGCGATCCAGGCGATCAACGTGGTGGACTTGGATCATTATTTGCTGAAGCCTTGGGATCCGCCGGAGGAGAAGTTCTACCCGGTGATCGACGGGCAACTGGACGCGTGGCTGCGTACGGAGCGGATCGAGCGGTCGGAGCTGCGGGTGGTGGGCGACCGGTGGTCGGCGCCGTCGTACCGGGTGCGCGACTTCCTGGCCCGCAACCACGTGCCGTACCAGTGGATGCTGGCAGAAGACCCCGAAGGCGCGCAGCTGGTGAAGGCGGCCGGCGAGGACTGCCGGCTGCCGCTGGTGGTGACGGCCGACGGCACCACGCTGGAGTCGCCCGACCAGGCCGCGCTGGCCACGGCGGTGGGCCTGTCGACGACCCCGGCCACCGACTTCTACGACCTGATCGTGGTGGGGGGCGGCCCGGCCGGGCTGGGCGCCGCCGTCTACGGCGCCTCTGAGGGGCTCAACACCGTGCTGGTCGAGGCCTACTCGTCAGGCGGCCAGGCGGGCCAGAGCTCCAGGATCGAGAACTACCTGGGCTTCCCGGACGGGGTCTCCGGGCAGCAGCTGGCCGACCGGGCGCGCAGGCAGGCGCTGAAGTTCGGCGCCGAGCTGCTCACGGCGCGCAAGGTGACCAAGCTGGAGCCGCGCGGGCAGGCCCGCGTCGTCGGGTTCAAGGACGGCGGGGAGATCGCGGCGCACGCGGTGATCCTGGCGACCGGCGTCACCTACCGCCGCCTGGAGGCGCCGGGGCTGGAGGAGTTCGTCGGGCGGGGCGTCTTCTACGGCGCGGCGCTGACCGAGGCGCCCGCGTGCAAGAACACCGAGGTCTACATCGTGGGCGCGGCCAACTCTGCCGGGCAGGCGGCCGTCTACCTGGCGGGATTCGCGAGCAAGGTCCACTTGTTGGTGAGGGGTGATGGTTTGGAGAAGTCCATGTCTCACTACCTCATCGAGCAGATCGCCGCGCTCCCCAACGTCGACGTGCATCTCCAGACGGAGGTCGTCGGTGGTGGCGGCACGGGTCATCTGGAACGGCTGACGCTGTCGACCAAGGGCGAGGAGCGTACGGTCGACGCGCAGTGGCTGTTCGTGTTCATCGGCGCGGAGCCGTACACCTCGTGGCTGGGCGAGACGGTCGAGCGGGACGCGAAGGGGTTCGTCCTGACGGGACCCGACCTGGTCCAGGGCGGGCAGCGGCCGCGTAACTGGCCGTTGCGGCGCGAGCCGTACTACCTGGAGACCAACGTGCCAGGAGTCCTGGCCGCAGGTGACGTACGGGCGGAATCGATCAAGAGGGTGGCCTCCGCCGTCGGGGAAGGCGCGATGGCCGTCGCGCTCGTGCACCGCTACCTGGAGAAGCAATGA
- a CDS encoding TetR/AcrR family transcriptional regulator yields the protein MSTRERILDAAEQALREFGIVGATTKRIARQAGCSEALLYKHFPSKETLLLAVLLERQPTLGDALARLRLAVGEGDVAANLSLFAVAAVEFYTKAATIASGVLADPSLMAGFRIMLAKAGSGPHVPILALAEIIEAEQDGGRIDAGMDAQAAASMLMGACFHRANLSYYVDLPEDTRSWAAGVVGTLLRR from the coding sequence ATGAGCACCCGCGAGCGTATCCTCGACGCCGCCGAGCAGGCCCTTCGCGAGTTCGGCATCGTCGGGGCGACGACCAAGCGGATCGCGCGCCAGGCCGGCTGCTCCGAGGCCCTGCTCTACAAACACTTCCCCAGCAAGGAGACGTTGCTTCTTGCGGTGCTGCTGGAGCGGCAGCCCACGCTCGGCGACGCTCTGGCCCGCTTGCGGCTGGCCGTGGGCGAGGGCGACGTGGCCGCCAACCTGTCCCTCTTCGCGGTCGCGGCCGTCGAGTTCTATACCAAGGCGGCGACCATCGCCTCGGGTGTGCTGGCCGATCCCTCGCTCATGGCGGGCTTCAGGATCATGCTCGCCAAGGCCGGCAGCGGACCGCACGTGCCGATCCTGGCGCTGGCCGAGATCATCGAGGCGGAGCAGGACGGCGGCAGGATCGACGCGGGCATGGACGCGCAGGCCGCCGCGTCCATGCTGATGGGCGCCTGCTTCCACCGGGCGAACCTGTCCTACTACGTGGATCTGCCCGAAGACACCCGGAGCTGGGCCGCCGGCGTCGTCGGCACCCTCCTCAGGCGATGA
- a CDS encoding SDR family oxidoreductase, which translates to MDLGISGKVALVTGGSAGIGLAAAKSLAREGCDVCVTARNPERLADAVVELQEFGKVVHAVLADVEDPSAARRVVEETRDVLGPIDILVANAGGPPAGRFDEASLADWDVAVQRNLLGTVRLIHAVLPEMRSRGWGRIVTITSRSAREALDGLALSNATRSAVAGIVRTLAREVAGDGVLVNNVMPGPIDTERLRDLAGGEEALAARGQAVPVGRIGRTEEVGDVVAFLASERASYVNGISMLVDGGESRVIA; encoded by the coding sequence ATGGATCTCGGCATCTCGGGCAAGGTCGCCCTCGTCACCGGAGGCAGCGCGGGCATCGGACTGGCCGCGGCCAAAAGCCTGGCGCGGGAGGGGTGCGACGTGTGCGTCACCGCCCGCAACCCGGAGCGGCTCGCGGACGCGGTGGTGGAGCTGCAGGAGTTCGGCAAGGTCGTGCACGCCGTCCTGGCCGACGTGGAGGATCCGTCCGCCGCGCGGCGGGTCGTCGAGGAGACACGTGACGTGCTCGGCCCGATCGACATCCTCGTCGCCAACGCGGGCGGTCCGCCGGCGGGGCGCTTCGACGAGGCGAGCCTGGCCGACTGGGACGTCGCCGTGCAGCGTAACCTGCTCGGCACCGTCAGGCTGATCCATGCGGTGCTGCCCGAGATGCGCTCGCGCGGCTGGGGCCGGATCGTCACGATCACCAGCCGGTCGGCCCGCGAGGCGCTGGACGGGCTGGCGCTGTCCAACGCCACCAGGTCCGCCGTGGCCGGCATCGTGCGCACGCTCGCCAGGGAGGTCGCCGGCGACGGCGTGCTCGTCAACAACGTGATGCCGGGGCCCATCGACACCGAGCGGCTGCGGGATCTGGCCGGGGGCGAGGAGGCGCTGGCCGCGCGGGGCCAGGCGGTGCCGGTCGGCCGGATCGGGCGCACGGAGGAGGTCGGGGACGTGGTGGCGTTCCTGGCCAGCGAGCGGGCCTCGTACGTGAACGGGATCTCGATGCTCGTGGACGGCGGGGAGAGCCGCGTCATCGCCTGA
- a CDS encoding MerR family transcriptional regulator produces the protein MRISELSARSGVALPTIKYYLRENLLHQGEQIAATRAEYDDSHLRRLRLIRALLEVGKLPVASIKRIIAAVDDESLPMHEMLGTAHYALGPTVEPEPGADWEAARAQVDRLITDLGWAVHPDAPTRDELAQALVRMRQLGVPINLGPYVEAAQKLVSEVEMGAVPFDGPRDAAVEAMVLGSVLYGKAFDALRRMAQESESARRLK, from the coding sequence ATGCGCATCTCCGAACTCAGCGCCCGGTCCGGTGTGGCCCTCCCGACGATCAAGTACTACCTGCGGGAGAACCTGCTGCACCAGGGCGAGCAGATAGCCGCGACCCGGGCCGAGTACGACGACTCGCATCTGCGCAGGCTCCGCCTGATCCGGGCGCTGCTGGAGGTGGGCAAGCTCCCGGTGGCCTCGATCAAGCGGATCATCGCCGCCGTCGACGACGAGTCGCTGCCCATGCACGAGATGCTCGGCACCGCGCACTACGCGCTCGGCCCCACCGTCGAGCCGGAGCCGGGCGCGGACTGGGAGGCGGCCCGCGCCCAGGTGGACCGCCTCATCACGGACCTGGGCTGGGCCGTGCACCCCGACGCCCCGACCCGGGACGAGCTGGCCCAGGCCCTGGTCAGGATGCGCCAGCTCGGCGTGCCCATCAACCTGGGACCGTACGTGGAGGCGGCGCAGAAGCTGGTGTCCGAGGTCGAGATGGGCGCCGTACCGTTCGACGGGCCGCGGGACGCCGCCGTGGAGGCGATGGTGCTGGGCTCCGTCCTGTACGGCAAGGCGTTCGACGCGCTGCGCCGCATGGCCCAGGAGTCGGAATCCGCCCGCCGGCTCAAGTGA
- a CDS encoding TIGR03668 family PPOX class F420-dependent oxidoreductase gives MDDGMARARFARARVARLGTVGRGGAPHLVPVVFAVVAETVVFAIDHKPKTTANLRRLRNIREDPQVSLLADHYEDDWAQLWWVRADGLARVVEGGTEREAALDALASKYPQYRERRPAGPVIVVTVTRWTGWSATP, from the coding sequence GTGGACGACGGCATGGCCCGCGCGAGGTTCGCCAGGGCGCGCGTGGCGCGGCTCGGCACGGTGGGCCGCGGCGGGGCGCCGCACCTGGTGCCGGTCGTGTTCGCCGTGGTCGCCGAGACGGTGGTGTTCGCGATCGATCACAAGCCCAAGACCACCGCGAATCTCCGCAGGCTCCGCAACATCCGGGAAGATCCCCAGGTCAGCCTGCTGGCCGATCACTACGAGGACGATTGGGCGCAGCTCTGGTGGGTGCGGGCCGACGGCCTGGCCCGCGTGGTCGAAGGCGGGACGGAGCGCGAGGCGGCACTCGACGCGCTGGCGAGCAAATACCCCCAGTATCGCGAGCGCCGCCCCGCAGGACCGGTGATCGTCGTGACCGTGACCCGCTGGACCGGGTGGTCGGCTACTCCCTGA
- a CDS encoding RNA polymerase sigma-70 factor: MDFEEYRPMLLGLAYRLLGSMWDAEDVVQEAWLRWQGTDRSEIREPRAFLVTVVSRLAIDQLRSARVTREAYTGPWLPEPVMTSEAGPLDTAELRDTVSYATLHMMERLSPPERAVFVLREAFGLPYDEIADIVGSSVANARQMHHRASVRVTEGRDRFRPSSEDHAKLLMKFMDAAAGGDLGALTDLFHDDVEAWNDGGGKVRAALRPIIGKRKVLAFLGGLLARYDFSDARLLDVNGRPAIWTRVAGTHQLVMIDIVDGRIKDIYGVLNPDKLARVHPG, translated from the coding sequence GTGGACTTCGAGGAGTACCGCCCGATGTTGCTGGGGCTCGCCTATCGCCTGCTCGGCAGCATGTGGGACGCCGAAGACGTCGTGCAGGAGGCGTGGCTGCGCTGGCAGGGCACCGACCGAAGCGAGATCAGGGAGCCGCGGGCCTTCCTGGTGACGGTGGTCTCGCGGCTGGCGATCGACCAGTTGCGCTCGGCCAGGGTGACGCGGGAGGCCTACACCGGGCCCTGGTTGCCCGAGCCGGTGATGACGTCGGAGGCGGGGCCGCTGGACACGGCCGAGCTGCGTGACACCGTCTCGTACGCGACGCTGCACATGATGGAGCGGCTCTCGCCGCCGGAGCGGGCGGTGTTCGTGTTGCGGGAGGCGTTCGGGCTGCCGTACGACGAGATCGCGGACATCGTCGGCTCGTCGGTGGCCAACGCCAGGCAGATGCACCACCGGGCCTCCGTGCGGGTGACGGAGGGGCGCGACAGGTTCCGGCCGTCGTCGGAGGACCACGCCAAGCTGCTGATGAAGTTCATGGACGCGGCGGCGGGCGGCGACCTGGGCGCGCTCACCGACTTGTTCCACGACGACGTCGAGGCCTGGAACGACGGCGGCGGCAAGGTCAGGGCGGCACTGCGGCCGATCATCGGCAAGCGCAAGGTGCTGGCGTTCCTGGGCGGGCTGCTGGCGCGCTACGACTTCTCCGACGCGCGCCTGCTGGACGTCAACGGCCGGCCGGCGATCTGGACGCGGGTCGCGGGCACCCACCAGCTCGTCATGATCGACATCGTCGACGGCCGGATCAAGGACATCTACGGCGTGCTGAACCCGGACAAGCTGGCCCGCGTCCACCCTGGCTGA
- a CDS encoding ThuA domain-containing protein, with protein MARNLILSGGLFHDFAATSAALAEVLAEVGVESEITEDIAGALSEPSEVQLITVNALRWQMGQDRFADLRAEWSFGLPAEARTTILDHLDRGGGLLCMHAASICFDDWQGWSRVLGGCWTWPKSHHPPLGWTSVRVHGKHPVVDGLRDFDVVDEVYSDLDILPDVEPLASSNGQPLIWARPVRRGRVFYDALGHDTRSYDNEVHRTMLQRAALWLLKRPVTIRE; from the coding sequence GTGGCGAGAAATCTGATCCTGTCAGGAGGCCTTTTCCACGACTTCGCCGCCACGTCGGCCGCCCTCGCGGAGGTGCTCGCCGAGGTGGGGGTCGAGTCCGAGATCACCGAGGACATCGCGGGCGCGCTCAGCGAGCCGTCGGAGGTCCAGCTCATCACCGTCAACGCGCTGCGCTGGCAGATGGGTCAGGACCGGTTCGCCGACCTGCGTGCCGAGTGGAGCTTCGGCTTGCCGGCCGAGGCCCGCACGACGATCCTCGACCACCTGGACCGGGGTGGCGGGCTGCTGTGCATGCACGCGGCGTCGATCTGCTTCGACGACTGGCAGGGCTGGTCGCGGGTGCTGGGCGGCTGCTGGACGTGGCCCAAGTCCCACCATCCGCCGCTGGGGTGGACAAGCGTGCGCGTGCACGGCAAGCACCCGGTGGTGGACGGCCTGCGGGACTTCGACGTGGTGGACGAGGTCTACAGTGACCTCGACATCCTGCCGGACGTCGAGCCGCTGGCCTCGTCCAACGGCCAGCCGCTGATCTGGGCGCGGCCGGTGCGGCGGGGCCGGGTGTTCTATGACGCGCTCGGCCACGACACCAGGTCGTACGACAACGAGGTCCACAGGACGATGCTCCAGCGGGCCGCGCTCTGGCTGCTGAAGCGGCCGGTCACCATCAGGGAGTAG